GGGACGATGGCGGCGCGTGTGGCCTCGATCAGGTCTTCGGTGTCTTCGAGCACCGGCTCGCCGCTCAGGCGCGACCACGCCACCTGCGCCACGGTATAGAGCAGGATGCCGAGATGGCCCTCGGTCAGCCCCGAGCGATGGAACGCGCGCGACCACGCCATGAAGCGGTGCCGCAGGTTGGCTGCCACGCCGGCCATGCCGCGCGGCAGGTGGGTCTCGCAGCGCAGCTGCTCGAGCAGTTCGAAGAGCAGGCGTTCGACCGGATCGGCGGGGCAGAGGCTGCGGTGCAGCGCGGCATCGGAATGCGCCTGCCGCAGCGCGGCGCCGTCGGCGGCGCCGCGCAGGCAGGCAGCCGTGTCGGTGCCCGGATCGGTGCGCAGGTGCGGCGCATGCTGCGGCACCGGCCGCATCGCGCGCCATAGCTGGCCGTCGCGAAAATGCAGCGCCGCGTCGCCGGTCAGCGCGCGCACGGCGGCGCCGGAGAGTTCGTCCTGCCGCTGGCGCCGGCGCAGCTGCTGCGCTGCCGACGCCGCGGTCATCGCGCGGACTCCGACGCGGCCGCAACCGCGGCGGGGTCGCCGGGCAGTTGCCCGAAGCAGCGCTGGTAATACTCCGCCACCACCGGCCGCTCGGCCTCGTCGCACTTGTTCAGGAAGGTCAGCCGGAACGCCAGGCCCGGATCGCGAAAGATCTGGCAGTTTTCGGCCCAGCTGATCACGGTGCGCGGCGACATCAGCGCCGACAGGTCGCCCGCCGCAAACCCGCGCCGCGTCAGCCCCGCCATGGCCACCATGGCGTCGACCAGCGCGCGGCCGGCGTCGTTGTCCAGCTCGGGCACGCGCGCGAGCACGATGCCCGCCTCTTCCTCATGCGGCAGGTAGTCCAGCGTGGCAACCACGTTCCAGCGGTCGATCTGCGCGTGGTTGAGCAGCTGGGTGCCGTGATAGAGCCCGTTGACGTTGCCGAGCCCCACGGTATTGGAGGTGGCGAACAGCCGGAACGACGGATGCGGCCGGATCACGCGGTTCTGGTCTAGCAGCGTGAACTTGCCGTCGCGTTCCAGGATGCGCTGGATCACGAACATCACGTCGGGACGGCCCGCGTCGTATTCATCGAAGATCAGCGCCACCGGCCGCTGCAGCGCCCACGGCACGATGCCTTCCTGGAATTCGGTCACCTGGCGCCCGTCGCGCACGACGATGGCGTCCTTGCCGACCAGGTCGAGCCGGCTGATATGCCCGTCCAGGTTCACGCGCACGCACGGCCAGTTGAGCCGCGCCGCCACCTGCTCGATATGGGTCGACTTGCCGCTGCCATGCAGCCCCTGCACCATCACGCGCCGGTCGCGCATGAAGCCGGACAGGATCGCCAACGTCACCTCGGGCTGGAAGCGGTACGCCGGGTCAAGCCCCGGCACGTGGTCGTCGCGCTCGCTGAAGGCCGGCACCATCAGTCCGGAATCGATGCCGAACACCTCGCGCACCGGAATCATCCGGTCCGGCTTGCCATACTGCTCTTGCGTCACCTCATGCTCCTCGTTGGTCGCCATGCCTTTTGTCACCCTGGCACCGCGACCAGCGGAGCAACTCCGCGTGACGCCGTGCGCGCTATTCGTCCTCTTCGGCGCTTTCCGCGCTTTCCCCGCTTTCCGCGCCTTCCGAGCCGCCTTGCCAGCTGCTGGCGCTTTCGGCCTCGATCGCCGCCAGCGCGCTGGCCGCGCGCTGCAGCGCGGGCAGCAGCTGCACCACCTTGTCGCGCGCCACGCGCATGACCGGGGCCTGCAGCGCCAGCCCGAGGTTCGACTTGCCGCCGTCGACGGCCGGCACCAGCACGCCGAAGCAGACCAGCCCGGGCAGGAATTCCTCGTCATCCAGCGCGTAGCCGTCGCGCTTCACGCGCTCCAGCTCCGCTTCCAGCTGCGCGGGGTCGGTCAGCGTGTTCTGCGTGTACCGCTCCAGCTCCGCGTGCGCCAGCAGCCGCTGCCGCTGCGCCGGCGCCAGCTGCGCCAGGAACAGCTTGCCGGTGGCCGAGCAGTGCGCCGGCACGCGCGAGCCCGGATGCAGGTAGAAGCGCAGCGGCGCCGCGGTTTCCACACGGTCCAGGTACAGCACCTCGCCGCCCGAAAACGCGGTCAGGTTGCAGCTCTCGCCCACTTCTTCCACCAGCCGCCGCAGCACCATGTGGCGCGCGCCGTGCGAGGTGCTGTTGAGCAACAGGTTCTCCGCCAGCCGGCGCAGCCGCAGGCCGGTGCCGTATTGCCGCCCGTCGCCGTTGCGCTGGATCAGCCCCGCCGCCTCGAGCTGCTGCAGCATGCGGTGCAGCGTGGGCTTGGGCAGGCCGGTCTCTTCCACCAGCGCCTGCAGGTTGAAGGACTGGTCCTTCTCCGCGATGACTTCGAGCAGGCCGAACAAACGCAGTGCCGGCGTGTCTCCGTCCGGCTTGGCGTCACTTTTGGCGAGGCGCATATCGTTCATGCCTGGCTCCATCATAGGTAAGTTTCATTTTCAGAGTCAAATCATATCAATTATCGAAACTTCTGGTTGACCTTCCGCCGGGGAGGGCCTACATTTCGGTCAAACAATTATTTTTCGGAACAACTGGTTCCGGATTTTTAAGCAGACACCGGAGACTAGTCGACATGGACGGATAAGCATCCCGCACCGGGATTGCCAACACTGAACCGACCACGGCCCCGGCTGGCGTTTCCCGCGCCGCCACCTATACAGAAGAGAAGCCGTGGCGCCTGCCAAAAACGCTGGTCTGGCTGCAAGTAGCACCGGCAGCACGCGCAGCACAGGAGACACACCATGATCCAACAACCACAGTCCGGCAACGGACTATCCCACGGCCTCAAGCAACGCCACATGACCATGATCGCGCTTGGCGGCGTGATCGGCGCCGGCCTGTTCGTCGGCAGCGGCGTCGTCATCAAGTCGGCCGGCCCCGGCGCGGTCCTTTCCTTCCTGATCACCGGCCTGCTGGTCGTGCTGGTCATGCGCATGCTGGGCGAGATGGCGTGCGCCCTGCCCGGCACGGGCGGCTTCTACGAGTATGCGCGCGAAGCCTGGCACGACCGCCCCGCGGTGGGCAACCTCGCCGGCTTCCTGACCGGCTGGATGTACTGGTATTTCTGGGTCATCGTGGTGGCGCTCGAAGCCGTCGCCGGCGCCGACCTGGTGCGCTACTGGCTGCCCGACGTGCCCAACTGGATCATCAGCCTGGTGCTGCTGGTGATGCTGACGCTGACCAACCTGGTGTCGGTCAAGTCGTTCGGCGAGTTCGAGTTCTGGTTCGCCTCGATCAAGGTCGCGGCAATCATCGTGTTCCTGTTCATCGCCGGCGTGTACGTGCTGGGCCTGGCTCCCGGCGCCCAGGGCATGCAGGTGGCCAACCTGACCGCCAACGGTGGCTTCATGCCGAACGGCATCGTGCCGGTGCTGACCGGCGCGGTCGCGGCCACCGGCTTCTACTTCGGCGCCGAGATCGTCACCATCGCCGCCGCCGAGACGGCAGAACCGCAGAAGGCCGTGGCCAAGGCCACCAGCTCGGTAATCACGCGCGTGCTGGTGTTCTATGTCGGCTCGATCCTGCTGGTGGTATGCCTGGTGCCGTGGAACTCCAACAGCATCGCCACGCCGTACGTGAGCGCGCTGAACGTGATGGGCGTGCCCGCCGCCGCGCAGATCATGAACGCGATCGTGCTGACCGCGGTGCTGTCGGCGCTCAACTCCGGCCTGTACGCTTCGTCGCGCATGCTGTTCGCGCTGACCCGCCGCGGCGATGCGCCGCAGTCGCTGGCCCGCGTCAGCCGCAAGGGCGTGCCGGTCCGCGCGATCCTGGTGGCCACGCTGTTCGGCTACGGCGCGGTGGTGATGTCTTATGTCTCGCCCGACACGGTGTTTGCCTTCCTGGTCAACTCGTATGGCACCGTCGCCATCTTCGTCTACATCCTGATCGCGATCTCGCAGCTGCGCCTGCGCTCGCGGCTGGAGCGCGAAGCGCCGGACCTGCTGCGCGTGCGCATGTGGTGCTTCCCGTATCTCACCTATGTCGCGATCCTGGGCATGCTCGGCATCGTGGTCGCCATGGCCTTCATCCCCGACCAGCGCACGCCGCTTGCACTGGGAGTGATCAGCCTGCTGATCCTGCTGATTGCCTACGGCGCGCGGCAACTGTTTCGTCGCGGCGTGGAGCCGGTAGTACCGCTGGCAGAGATGCCAAGGCCCGACCTCCACAAGTATTGATGTGCCACGCGGCGCGCCAGTGCAGTAAGCTGGCGCGCTGTTTCATTTAGCTGCCCCCGCACCATGAGCCTCAAGTCTCCCGCCACCATGTGGTTCCAGCTGTTCCAGCAGCACGCGCTGTCCGGCCTGAGCCTGCAGGGCAAGATCCGCCAGATGCTGGTGTCGGCGATCCTCGACCAGCAGCTGCCGCAGGGCGAGCCGCTGCCAAGCAGCCGCGAACTGTCCGCGCAGCTGCGCGTGGCGCGCAACACCGTGGTGCTGGCGTACCAGCAGCTGGTCGATGAAGGCTACCTGGTGGCGCGCGAGCGCAGCGGCTATTTCGTCAATCCCGAGATCCTCGGCACGCGCGTCAGCGGCGTGGCCTCGCTGCGCGGCGAGCCGGTGCCCGCGCGCGGCGGCGAACCGGACTGGGAGCGGCGCTTCGTGTTCCGCCCGACACAGCAGCGCAATATCGTCAAGCGCGCCAACTGGCGCGACTATCCCTACCCCTTCATCTACGGCCAGTACGACCCCGCGCTGTTCCCCACCGCCGACTGGCGCGAATGCTGCCTGAAGGCGCTGAGCGTGCTCGACATCCACGACTGGGCCCAGGACATGATCCTGCGCGACGACGAGTCGCTGGTGCAGCAGATCCGCACGCGCGTGCTGCCGCGCCGCGGCGTCTGGGCCGGCGCCGACGAGATCGTGGTCACCGTGGGCGCGCAGCAGGCGCTGTACCTGCTGGCCGACCTGCTGGTCAGCCCCGATACGCCGGTCGGCATCGAAGACCCCGGCTATCCGGATGCGCGCAATATCTTCGGCTCGCATACCTCGCATCTGGTGCCGCTGCCGGTCGATGGCGAGGGGCTGGCACTGTCCGACGCGCAGCGCGCGTGCGACTACGTCTACGTCACGCCCAGCCACCAGTGCCCCACCACGGTCACCATGCCGCTGGCGCGCCGCCAGGCGCTGCTGCGCCAGGCCGAGGAAGCGGACTTCGTGCTGATCGAGGACGACTACGAAAGCGAGAGCCGCTTCGAGGGCGACCCCACGCCCACGCTCAAGAGCCTGGATCGCGGCAACCGCGTGATCTACGTGGGCAGCCTGTCCAAGAGCCTGGCGCCGGGGCTGCGCATCGGCTATGTGGTCGGTCCGGCGCCGCTGATTGCCGAGCTGCGCGCGGCGCGGCGGCTGATGCTGCGGCACCCGTCGGCGTATATCCAGCGCGCGTTCTCGCTGTTCCTGTCACTGGGCCACTACGACGCGCACCTGCGGCGCCTGTCGGCCGCGCACCGCGAGCGCGCCGAGGCGGTGCTCGCCGCACTGGCCACGCATATGCCCGACTTCCGCCCGGTACCGATCGCCGGCGGCGCGTCATGCTGGATCGAAGGGCCGTCCTGGCTCGACGCCGACGCGCTGACGCGCCTGGCCGAGCTGCAGGGCGTGCTGATCGAGCCCGGCAGCGTCTTCTTCATGGCCGAGCCGGCGCCGCGCAACGTGTTCCGGCTCGGCTACTCGTCGATCTCGCTGGACCGTATCGAGCCCGGCATCCGTGTGCTGGCGGATGTCGCGCGTGAACTGCAGGCCACCGCCGGGGCGGCTGGCGCGGCCGCAGCAGACGCCACCGTCACTTCCCGCGCCCGCCCGGCCGCCTGAGCACGCGCCGGCTGGCGCTGGCCCAAGCGATTGTCCCGAACTGGCGCTACAGCGCCGCGGCCGGCTTCCCTATCCTCGAGTCATGGCCGGTTCCGCAGCGCCTTCTTGCGCGGACCGGTGGACAACACTCAGGAGACCAAGACATGTCCGATCGCAACACCGCCGCCGGCATCGAACTGCTGCAAGCCTTCAACGACGCCTGGAACCGCCACGACCTCGAGGCCCTGATGGGCTTCATGGC
This genomic interval from Cupriavidus oxalaticus contains the following:
- the pdxR gene encoding MocR-like pyridoxine biosynthesis transcription factor PdxR, producing MSLKSPATMWFQLFQQHALSGLSLQGKIRQMLVSAILDQQLPQGEPLPSSRELSAQLRVARNTVVLAYQQLVDEGYLVARERSGYFVNPEILGTRVSGVASLRGEPVPARGGEPDWERRFVFRPTQQRNIVKRANWRDYPYPFIYGQYDPALFPTADWRECCLKALSVLDIHDWAQDMILRDDESLVQQIRTRVLPRRGVWAGADEIVVTVGAQQALYLLADLLVSPDTPVGIEDPGYPDARNIFGSHTSHLVPLPVDGEGLALSDAQRACDYVYVTPSHQCPTTVTMPLARRQALLRQAEEADFVLIEDDYESESRFEGDPTPTLKSLDRGNRVIYVGSLSKSLAPGLRIGYVVGPAPLIAELRAARRLMLRHPSAYIQRAFSLFLSLGHYDAHLRRLSAAHRERAEAVLAALATHMPDFRPVPIAGGASCWIEGPSWLDADALTRLAELQGVLIEPGSVFFMAEPAPRNVFRLGYSSISLDRIEPGIRVLADVARELQATAGAAGAAAADATVTSRARPAA
- a CDS encoding AAA family ATPase is translated as MATNEEHEVTQEQYGKPDRMIPVREVFGIDSGLMVPAFSERDDHVPGLDPAYRFQPEVTLAILSGFMRDRRVMVQGLHGSGKSTHIEQVAARLNWPCVRVNLDGHISRLDLVGKDAIVVRDGRQVTEFQEGIVPWALQRPVALIFDEYDAGRPDVMFVIQRILERDGKFTLLDQNRVIRPHPSFRLFATSNTVGLGNVNGLYHGTQLLNHAQIDRWNVVATLDYLPHEEEAGIVLARVPELDNDAGRALVDAMVAMAGLTRRGFAAGDLSALMSPRTVISWAENCQIFRDPGLAFRLTFLNKCDEAERPVVAEYYQRCFGQLPGDPAAVAAASESAR
- a CDS encoding IclR family transcriptional regulator; protein product: MNDMRLAKSDAKPDGDTPALRLFGLLEVIAEKDQSFNLQALVEETGLPKPTLHRMLQQLEAAGLIQRNGDGRQYGTGLRLRRLAENLLLNSTSHGARHMVLRRLVEEVGESCNLTAFSGGEVLYLDRVETAAPLRFYLHPGSRVPAHCSATGKLFLAQLAPAQRQRLLAHAELERYTQNTLTDPAQLEAELERVKRDGYALDDEEFLPGLVCFGVLVPAVDGGKSNLGLALQAPVMRVARDKVVQLLPALQRAASALAAIEAESASSWQGGSEGAESGESAESAEEDE
- a CDS encoding amino acid permease — encoded protein: MIQQPQSGNGLSHGLKQRHMTMIALGGVIGAGLFVGSGVVIKSAGPGAVLSFLITGLLVVLVMRMLGEMACALPGTGGFYEYAREAWHDRPAVGNLAGFLTGWMYWYFWVIVVALEAVAGADLVRYWLPDVPNWIISLVLLVMLTLTNLVSVKSFGEFEFWFASIKVAAIIVFLFIAGVYVLGLAPGAQGMQVANLTANGGFMPNGIVPVLTGAVAATGFYFGAEIVTIAAAETAEPQKAVAKATSSVITRVLVFYVGSILLVVCLVPWNSNSIATPYVSALNVMGVPAAAQIMNAIVLTAVLSALNSGLYASSRMLFALTRRGDAPQSLARVSRKGVPVRAILVATLFGYGAVVMSYVSPDTVFAFLVNSYGTVAIFVYILIAISQLRLRSRLEREAPDLLRVRMWCFPYLTYVAILGMLGIVVAMAFIPDQRTPLALGVISLLILLIAYGARQLFRRGVEPVVPLAEMPRPDLHKY